The following are from one region of the Arcobacter defluvii genome:
- the flhA gene encoding flagellar biosynthesis protein FlhA yields the protein MNIKNLFSKDLIVVALFVSILAIIIVPLPKAVLDFFLVISLSLSLLILLISLYIQKPSDLTTFPTLILVLALFRLSLNIATTRSILSEGHNGPDAVSSIISAFGEFVVGGNMVIGVIVFIILVLINFMVVTKGATRVAEVTARFTLDSMPGKQMAIDADLNAGFIDDKQAQERRKSLISEANFYGAMDGSSKFVKGDAVAGIIITMVNLVGGLLIGLFQHDMTVAQSGEIYTILTIGDGLVAQIPALILSTATAIIITRSNMDEDKFASQSVNQLIKDSKSLILVGAGMVLFGFVPGFPTGILMVMGLLMMFIGYVISMIEKEQDNAITRFFKTQPLKPKIDENVSSLKEKKKSMAVPDENQTIENIMKLEVLELKLGIRLLQLVQGNSELLDKIKAIRKTIASELGFVIPQIRISDDANLGPNEYQLYLKRIPLAKGRIEVDKYLAMGGLSNEKLSGLHVKEPVFNLDATWINPDLKEEALMKGFTVVDAPTIISTHISEIIKRHAEDIITRQDIVDIVDRLKKDFPIVIDEAMKVTSYGALLKVCKDLLHEKIPIVDMLTIIEAIADIAEFTKAPEILLEHVRAKLYRLITQKFKDTDNILHIITIKPELEQQFIGKLQEHHGVSQLMLSIAEINNLVTKTKQLLDNVEAKGFSKICMVVDPVLRKRISEIYEKFGLQVSVLSHAELDSKANFAIEGTLEF from the coding sequence ATGAATATAAAAAATTTATTTTCGAAAGATTTAATTGTAGTTGCGCTTTTTGTCTCTATACTTGCAATTATAATTGTTCCATTACCAAAAGCAGTCTTAGACTTCTTTTTGGTAATATCTTTATCCTTATCTTTATTGATTTTATTAATTTCTTTGTATATTCAAAAACCATCAGATTTAACAACATTCCCAACGCTTATTTTAGTTTTAGCATTATTTAGATTATCATTAAATATTGCAACAACAAGATCCATTTTAAGTGAAGGTCATAATGGACCAGATGCTGTAAGTTCAATAATATCTGCTTTTGGCGAGTTTGTTGTTGGCGGAAATATGGTTATTGGAGTAATAGTTTTTATTATTCTTGTATTAATTAATTTTATGGTTGTAACAAAAGGTGCAACAAGAGTTGCAGAAGTAACAGCAAGATTTACGCTTGACTCAATGCCTGGTAAACAAATGGCAATTGATGCTGATTTAAATGCTGGATTTATTGATGATAAACAAGCACAAGAACGAAGAAAATCTCTAATATCAGAAGCAAATTTTTATGGAGCAATGGATGGATCTTCAAAGTTCGTAAAAGGTGATGCTGTTGCAGGTATTATAATAACTATGGTAAATCTAGTTGGAGGTCTTTTAATAGGACTTTTTCAACATGATATGACAGTTGCACAATCAGGAGAAATTTATACAATTTTGACAATTGGTGATGGATTAGTAGCTCAAATTCCAGCACTTATTTTATCAACTGCAACTGCTATTATTATTACTCGTTCAAATATGGATGAAGATAAATTTGCTAGTCAGTCAGTTAATCAATTAATTAAAGATAGTAAATCATTAATTTTGGTTGGTGCTGGAATGGTTTTATTTGGTTTTGTTCCTGGTTTCCCAACTGGTATTTTAATGGTAATGGGATTATTAATGATGTTTATAGGATATGTAATAAGCATGATTGAAAAAGAACAAGATAATGCAATAACAAGATTCTTTAAAACACAACCTCTTAAACCTAAAATTGATGAAAATGTATCTTCTTTAAAAGAAAAGAAAAAAAGTATGGCAGTTCCTGATGAAAATCAAACAATTGAAAACATTATGAAACTTGAAGTTTTAGAGTTAAAACTTGGAATTAGACTTTTGCAATTAGTTCAAGGAAATTCTGAATTATTAGATAAAATAAAAGCTATTAGAAAAACAATTGCTAGTGAATTAGGTTTTGTTATCCCTCAAATAAGAATTTCTGATGATGCAAATCTTGGACCAAATGAATATCAATTGTACTTAAAAAGAATCCCATTAGCAAAAGGAAGAATAGAAGTAGATAAATATCTTGCTATGGGTGGTTTAAGTAATGAAAAATTAAGTGGTTTACATGTGAAAGAACCTGTATTTAATCTTGATGCAACGTGGATAAATCCTGATTTAAAAGAAGAAGCATTGATGAAAGGTTTTACAGTTGTTGATGCTCCAACAATCATTTCAACGCATATTTCTGAGATTATTAAAAGACATGCTGAAGATATTATAACAAGACAAGATATTGTTGATATTGTAGATAGATTGAAAAAAGATTTCCCAATAGTTATTGATGAAGCGATGAAAGTTACTTCTTATGGAGCATTATTGAAAGTTTGTAAAGATTTATTACATGAGAAAATACCAATCGTTGATATGCTTACAATAATCGAAGCAATTGCAGATATAGCAGAGTTTACCAAAGCGCCTGAAATATTACTTGAGCATGTACGTGCTAAACTTTATAGATTAATCACTCAGAAATTTAAAGATACGGATAATATTTTACATATTATTACTATTAAACCAGAACTTGAACAACAGTTTATTGGAAAACTTCAAGAACATCATGGAGTTTCACAATTAATGCTTTCAATTGCTGAAATTAATAATTTAGTTACAAAAACAAAACAACTTTTAGATAATGTAGAAGCAAAAGGTTTCTCAAAAATTTGTATGGTTGTGGATCCAGTATTAAGAAAAAGAATTTCTGAAATTTATGAAAAATTTGGCCTTCAAGTTTCAGTTTTATCTCATGCTGAACTAGACTCTAAAGCAAATTTTGCAATAGAGGGAACTTTAGAGTTTTAA
- the flhB gene encoding flagellar biosynthesis protein FlhB: MADEEEKTEEPTSKKIEDAKKEGNVNKSMEVTGATILFFGSMYLLFFSSFSLLEIKKLMMFSYGFIGQELDSTIFFAITYSVVITLLKALAPLFLLIIILALATNWMQFGFVTIPLKFDLQKLDPIKGMKNIFGLKKLIEAFKLTLKLIIIMVVMCILFLLTNKEFLMMMSQETSSTISTMFQLSVYFILAILLIIIIFAIIDFYFSRHYYMKSLRMSKQEIKDEFKNMEGDPQVKGRIRRIQMQMAQKRMMSNVPNADVVITNPTHYAIALKYDNKVNSAPIVVGKGVDFLALKIKDIARENKIPIIENPALARSLYDQIDIDKEIPSEFYKAMAEIFSYVYELKRKR; this comes from the coding sequence ATGGCTGATGAAGAAGAAAAAACCGAAGAACCCACATCCAAAAAAATCGAAGATGCAAAAAAAGAGGGAAATGTAAATAAATCAATGGAAGTAACAGGCGCCACGATTTTATTTTTTGGTTCTATGTACTTACTGTTTTTTTCATCTTTTTCTTTATTGGAAATAAAAAAACTTATGATGTTTTCTTATGGATTTATCGGTCAAGAACTTGATAGTACTATTTTTTTTGCTATTACGTATAGCGTTGTAATTACTTTATTAAAAGCATTAGCTCCTTTATTCTTATTGATTATAATTTTGGCATTAGCAACAAATTGGATGCAATTTGGATTTGTTACAATCCCTTTAAAATTTGATTTGCAAAAATTAGATCCAATTAAAGGAATGAAAAATATTTTTGGTTTAAAAAAATTGATAGAAGCTTTCAAATTAACTTTAAAATTAATCATTATTATGGTTGTTATGTGTATTCTTTTTTTGTTAACAAATAAAGAGTTTTTAATGATGATGAGTCAAGAAACATCATCCACAATATCTACAATGTTTCAGCTATCAGTCTATTTTATTTTAGCAATTCTTCTTATTATCATTATTTTTGCTATAATAGATTTTTATTTTTCTAGACACTATTATATGAAATCTTTAAGAATGAGTAAACAAGAGATTAAAGATGAATTTAAAAATATGGAGGGAGATCCTCAAGTAAAAGGTAGAATTAGAAGAATTCAAATGCAAATGGCACAAAAAAGAATGATGAGTAATGTACCAAATGCAGATGTTGTTATTACAAATCCAACACATTATGCAATTGCTTTAAAATATGATAATAAAGTTAATTCTGCTCCGATAGTTGTTGGAAAAGGTGTTGATTTCCTTGCATTAAAAATCAAAGATATTGCAAGAGAAAATAAAATACCAATAATTGAAAATCCAGCTTTAGCTAGGTCTTTGTATGATCAAATTGATATTGACAAAGAAATACCAAGTGAATTTTATAAAGCAATGGCAGAAATTTTCTCTTATGTTTATGAATTAAAAAGAAAAAGGTAA
- a CDS encoding flagellar biosynthetic protein FliR: MEAFLSLLNEEVLFQFLLLFARIVAFVAFMPVFGHAAISPTIRIAFAFYISVFIFPLVNVATNVNQDNFIVSLISELTLGLVASMLINIIFSAVKIIGEFVEYSTALSMAAMFDPTTGSQEGLIAKLLYWIALMLFFQTGMYEMTLVILVKSFSMIHLGSFDIFSYNGIQLAIDEIKRMFAFAFAFALPLFFIGFILDIYYGYGTKSMPSFSPFVITFQLKFALIFVFLILGMEIFSEAFTQYFIDKFQ; this comes from the coding sequence ATGGAAGCTTTTTTATCTTTATTAAATGAAGAAGTTTTATTTCAATTCCTTCTTTTATTTGCTAGAATAGTTGCTTTCGTTGCTTTTATGCCAGTTTTTGGTCATGCTGCAATTAGTCCAACTATTAGAATTGCTTTTGCATTTTATATAAGTGTTTTTATTTTTCCTTTAGTGAATGTAGCAACAAATGTAAATCAAGATAACTTTATTGTAAGTTTAATATCTGAGTTGACTTTAGGACTAGTTGCTTCGATGCTTATAAATATAATTTTTTCTGCTGTAAAAATTATTGGAGAATTTGTTGAATATTCGACAGCTTTATCAATGGCTGCTATGTTTGATCCTACAACAGGTTCTCAAGAAGGGTTAATTGCAAAGTTACTTTATTGGATTGCATTAATGCTTTTTTTTCAAACAGGAATGTATGAGATGACTTTAGTAATTTTAGTTAAAAGTTTTTCTATGATACATTTAGGAAGCTTTGATATATTCTCATATAACGGAATTCAACTGGCAATAGATGAAATAAAAAGAATGTTTGCGTTTGCATTTGCATTTGCACTTCCTTTATTTTTTATAGGTTTTATACTGGATATTTATTATGGATATGGAACTAAATCAATGCCATCTTTTTCACCGTTTGTAATAACGTTTCAATTGAAATTTGCTTTAATATTTGTATTCTTAATATTAGGAATGGAAATTTTCTCAGAAGCATTTACTCAATATTTTATAGATAAATTTCAATAA
- the flgL gene encoding flagellar hook-associated protein FlgL encodes MINQTDQMMYRLNNLDTLQQKLNYQYAGKKLEYGSDDSVLYSRIISVDDKVRVYEGIKTQVERTTVQNKTSDSSMAAIKKILESINAELIKANTDTTSEDGLKAIATNLSGMKENLLDLANTQVEGEYVFAGSDSSIKPFEVNADGSISYNGDNKLRRVTVEEGSYRERGINGFDVMMYSSATAYKNESLTFNESDRVLDQDGNEWVLDNTTDPVNPILVKYDVDGNQTTDTMPVTFDPTTNTYETPIFTANGTKFEAKTSIFTLIDNVVNSLNKVDSSGNPISISEAKDLISKGAEEIMKAYDGVNIAHADLGSKNKIFEVSLENLTSKITQYNVLSQELSASDYTEIALKAKALELTYTALYSTINKTNQLSLVNFLNN; translated from the coding sequence ATGATTAATCAAACAGACCAAATGATGTATAGATTAAATAATCTAGATACCTTACAACAAAAATTAAATTATCAATATGCAGGTAAAAAACTTGAATATGGAAGTGATGATTCAGTTTTATATTCTAGAATAATTTCAGTTGATGATAAAGTTAGAGTTTATGAGGGAATAAAAACTCAAGTAGAAAGAACAACAGTACAAAATAAAACATCAGATTCAAGTATGGCTGCAATTAAAAAAATCTTAGAATCTATTAATGCTGAATTGATTAAAGCAAACACAGATACAACAAGTGAAGATGGTTTAAAAGCAATTGCTACGAATCTTTCTGGTATGAAAGAAAATCTTCTTGATTTAGCTAATACTCAAGTTGAAGGAGAATATGTATTTGCAGGTTCTGATTCTTCTATTAAACCATTTGAAGTAAATGCAGATGGTTCAATCTCTTATAATGGAGATAATAAATTAAGAAGAGTTACAGTTGAAGAAGGTTCATATCGAGAAAGAGGAATCAACGGTTTTGATGTTATGATGTATTCTTCAGCAACGGCATATAAAAATGAATCTTTAACTTTTAATGAAAGTGATAGAGTTCTTGATCAAGATGGAAATGAATGGGTTTTAGATAATACAACTGATCCTGTAAATCCTATTTTGGTTAAATATGATGTAGATGGAAATCAAACAACTGATACGATGCCAGTAACTTTTGATCCAACTACAAATACTTATGAAACACCTATCTTTACAGCTAATGGTACAAAATTTGAAGCAAAAACTTCTATTTTTACTCTAATTGATAATGTTGTTAATAGTTTAAATAAAGTAGATTCTAGTGGTAATCCAATTTCAATCTCAGAAGCAAAAGATTTAATTTCAAAAGGTGCTGAAGAGATAATGAAAGCTTATGATGGAGTAAATATTGCTCATGCAGACCTTGGAAGTAAGAATAAAATATTTGAAGTTTCTTTAGAAAATTTAACATCTAAAATAACTCAATATAATGTTTTGTCACAAGAATTAAGTGCTTCTGATTATACGGAAATTGCATTAAAAGCAAAAGCTTTAGAGTTGACTTATACAGCACTTTATTCAACAATAAATAAAACAAATCAACTGTCATTAGTTAATTTTTTGAATAACTAA
- a CDS encoding tetratricopeptide repeat protein, whose amino-acid sequence MKLILTLFLLVNILNAKKDFYYSFIDSSGEQISEQRKQSITDGFDILQNARNLARDDKIDEAYSLVKDFKEKNKIKVLTSDIMILYAELALKKQTKRLILEASTELESAINSSLINQNDLSKAYMLLVELKLEINKIEDAKYFSQVIIDNFDDELTKTYGKISMAKVYKYQKDYTKAIKYLYEILTVTKDKNVATLVADELFDVYVLDGKLDKANELITQVLKTNIEFYANDSYLANKKINRLIKAGMPEHAAEILRELLKRTTKDESIEDFKYKLANTYMLMYDKTNYYLEKAKDLYKDIINDYPQGIHAKNAKMFIDEILMRQGFLTPSSVAAKYPDVEAMQQKALLQELMNDKNDKKFEMILKAERVYRKVSNEIVKRFGYNNIDEIFDEVNMDLIKDYLAQGKCFELNDILKTSRSETLEKLIQDETVKFNFFECLVEVPYERAYLQIKETFNKTRDANIYLYLERMAFSLGLINEALDFSSKVEMVDDKNVLAKEFIYRYQINKTKDDATAMEKFFIYASENPEYIKLNESNPVIIDFYHDYYLYLIKNEEKKQADDILVKLYNKQKDLKAFIYSPFVETELSRLEKEKDNYQQAVDYLLESIPNTRKIKPNDEVKIYYDILNLYDNLGNKDKKAEYILKCKEVKDTTDSLYKKMCDEM is encoded by the coding sequence TTGAAATTAATATTAACTCTGTTTTTATTAGTAAATATTTTAAATGCTAAAAAGGATTTTTATTATAGTTTTATAGATTCTTCAGGAGAACAAATTTCAGAGCAAAGAAAACAATCAATTACTGATGGTTTCGATATTTTACAAAATGCAAGAAATTTAGCTCGAGATGATAAAATAGATGAAGCATACTCTTTAGTGAAAGATTTTAAAGAAAAAAATAAAATAAAAGTTTTAACTTCAGATATTATGATTTTATATGCTGAATTAGCACTAAAAAAACAGACAAAGAGATTAATTTTAGAAGCTTCAACAGAACTTGAAAGTGCAATAAATTCATCCCTTATTAATCAAAATGATTTATCAAAAGCTTATATGCTGTTAGTTGAATTAAAATTAGAAATAAATAAAATAGAAGATGCAAAATATTTTTCGCAAGTTATAATTGATAATTTTGATGATGAATTAACAAAAACTTACGGAAAAATTTCAATGGCAAAAGTTTATAAATATCAAAAAGATTATACAAAAGCTATTAAATATCTTTATGAAATTTTAACAGTAACAAAAGATAAAAATGTAGCTACATTAGTTGCAGATGAATTATTTGATGTATATGTTTTAGATGGAAAACTTGATAAAGCAAATGAATTGATAACTCAAGTATTAAAAACAAATATAGAGTTTTATGCAAATGATTCATATTTAGCAAATAAAAAAATTAATCGTTTAATAAAAGCAGGAATGCCAGAACACGCTGCAGAAATTTTAAGAGAATTATTAAAAAGAACAACAAAAGATGAGTCAATTGAAGATTTTAAATATAAATTAGCAAATACATATATGTTAATGTATGATAAAACAAATTATTATTTAGAAAAAGCAAAAGATTTATATAAAGATATAATAAATGATTATCCACAAGGTATTCATGCAAAAAATGCAAAAATGTTTATTGATGAAATCTTGATGCGACAAGGATTTTTAACCCCAAGTTCAGTTGCAGCAAAGTATCCAGATGTAGAAGCAATGCAACAAAAAGCACTTTTACAAGAGCTTATGAATGATAAAAATGATAAAAAATTTGAAATGATACTAAAAGCTGAAAGAGTTTATAGAAAAGTTTCAAATGAGATTGTAAAACGATTTGGATATAACAATATCGATGAAATTTTTGATGAAGTTAATATGGATTTGATTAAAGATTATTTAGCTCAAGGAAAATGTTTTGAGTTGAATGATATTTTAAAAACTTCAAGAAGTGAAACTTTGGAGAAATTGATTCAAGATGAAACTGTAAAATTTAATTTTTTTGAATGTTTAGTTGAAGTTCCATATGAAAGAGCTTATCTTCAAATCAAAGAAACTTTTAATAAAACAAGAGATGCAAATATATACTTATACCTTGAAAGAATGGCTTTTTCCTTAGGTTTGATAAATGAAGCATTAGATTTTTCATCTAAAGTTGAAATGGTTGATGATAAAAATGTTTTAGCAAAAGAGTTTATTTATAGATACCAAATAAATAAAACAAAAGATGATGCAACAGCGATGGAAAAGTTTTTTATATATGCTTCTGAAAACCCAGAATATATTAAATTAAATGAATCAAATCCTGTAATAATAGATTTTTACCATGATTATTATCTATATTTAATAAAAAATGAAGAAAAAAAACAAGCTGATGATATATTAGTGAAACTTTATAATAAACAAAAAGATTTAAAAGCATTTATTTATTCTCCATTTGTTGAAACTGAATTATCAAGATTAGAAAAAGAGAAAGATAATTATCAGCAAGCTGTTGATTATTTACTTGAATCAATACCAAATACAAGAAAAATTAAACCTAATGATGAAGTTAAAATATATTATGATATTTTAAATTTATATGATAATTTAGGAAATAAAGATAAAAAAGCTGAATATATTTTGAAATGTAAAGAAGTAAAAGATACGACAGATAGTCTTTATAAAAAAATGTGTGATGAAATGTAA
- a CDS encoding flagellar hook-length control protein FliK has translation MANIIDILPQAKTTSTEISTKSDKESIKEKPSLFDSLLQNNVESEKKSEEKVEPKVVDKKEKELNKNEKLNVKKVADNADNNEEKAEAKNTTSLIDRLIFEAKNEVKENVETKNISSLPTKEITSQNTQTKISLDELIQENKPINESTKKESVIVSDNLDDKKDITLTTESKDKNIKEVVVDTSIKEELLNSDKKDTSLTTESKDKNIKEVVVDTSIKEELLNSEKKDTSLTTESKDKNIKEVVVDTSIKEELLSNQNNKTDIKKEKSIEDELISDNKNNAKTINNAIDEQVIDKKESKKESKVLKTNNENLIIEKSTIEIKTSDKSIIESTDVKVTKEDINNNLTINLEENNTESATENLLANIADKNPENLSSTNLSEEVDIKTLIEAEKTPQKKKTLMDLLIEKNMQNAGLKVLNEGDNLVKNELVSKDFISNMYLSEQKNLLNNQFLFNKNEALSLLKDGASLKDIEKSANILELGLDNIDIEQNVELENLGIVKRQDFDLSNKKNILDSLLNEKNIRSDDIKNLITKSVEASSALLDNSLNVSDDTVVNVNSPIAYNIHSKIIGAKQQMATMMSDIARQMYENYKPPVTVFRINLNPLELGSIAIMMKNDKNNALTISMNVSNNTTLDALVDNQNVLRNSLNKTFDENTKFNLDFSSSNQNNNQSSNNQNNQNSQYQERRFEKQMDTQSVLQLTEENKDREEKLDYM, from the coding sequence ATGGCAAATATAATAGATATTCTTCCTCAAGCTAAAACTACTTCTACGGAAATTTCAACAAAATCTGATAAAGAGAGTATAAAAGAAAAACCTTCTTTATTTGATTCTTTACTTCAAAATAATGTTGAAAGTGAAAAAAAAAGCGAAGAAAAAGTAGAACCAAAAGTTGTTGATAAAAAAGAGAAAGAATTAAATAAAAATGAAAAACTTAATGTTAAAAAAGTTGCTGATAATGCTGATAATAATGAAGAAAAAGCTGAAGCAAAGAATACAACTTCATTGATAGATAGATTGATTTTCGAAGCTAAAAATGAAGTTAAAGAAAATGTTGAAACAAAAAATATTTCTTCTTTACCTACTAAAGAAATAACTTCACAAAATACTCAAACAAAAATTTCTTTAGACGAATTAATACAAGAAAATAAACCTATAAATGAATCGACAAAAAAAGAATCTGTAATAGTTTCAGATAATTTAGATGATAAAAAAGATATTACTTTAACAACAGAATCAAAAGATAAAAATATAAAAGAAGTAGTAGTTGATACTTCAATAAAAGAAGAATTATTAAATAGTGATAAAAAAGATACTTCTTTAACAACAGAATCAAAAGATAAAAATATAAAAGAAGTAGTAGTTGATACTTCAATAAAAGAAGAATTATTAAATAGTGAAAAAAAAGATACTTCTTTAACAACAGAATCAAAAGATAAAAATATAAAAGAAGTAGTAGTTGACACTTCAATAAAAGAAGAATTATTAAGTAATCAGAACAATAAAACAGATATTAAAAAAGAAAAATCAATTGAGGATGAATTAATTTCAGATAATAAGAATAATGCTAAGACAATTAATAATGCCATTGATGAGCAAGTAATTGATAAAAAAGAATCAAAAAAAGAAAGTAAAGTTTTAAAAACAAATAATGAAAATTTAATAATAGAGAAATCAACAATAGAAATAAAAACAAGTGATAAATCAATTATTGAATCAACTGATGTTAAAGTTACGAAAGAAGATATAAATAATAATTTAACTATTAATTTAGAAGAAAATAATACAGAATCAGCAACAGAAAATTTATTAGCGAATATTGCAGATAAAAATCCAGAAAATTTATCATCTACAAATTTATCAGAAGAAGTGGATATAAAAACTTTAATTGAGGCTGAAAAAACACCTCAAAAAAAGAAAACATTAATGGATCTTTTGATTGAAAAAAATATGCAAAATGCAGGTTTAAAAGTTTTAAATGAAGGTGATAATTTAGTTAAAAATGAACTTGTATCAAAAGATTTTATATCAAATATGTATTTAAGTGAGCAAAAAAATTTGCTTAATAATCAGTTTTTATTTAATAAAAATGAAGCATTAAGTTTATTGAAAGATGGAGCATCTCTAAAAGATATAGAAAAAAGTGCAAATATATTAGAATTAGGCTTAGATAATATTGATATTGAACAAAATGTTGAACTTGAAAATTTAGGAATTGTTAAAAGACAAGATTTTGATTTATCGAATAAAAAAAATATTTTAGATAGTTTATTAAATGAAAAAAATATTAGAAGTGATGATATCAAAAATTTAATTACAAAATCAGTTGAAGCAAGTAGTGCTTTACTTGATAATAGTTTAAATGTAAGTGATGATACTGTTGTAAATGTTAATTCTCCAATAGCATATAATATTCACTCAAAAATTATTGGTGCAAAACAGCAAATGGCGACAATGATGTCAGATATTGCAAGACAAATGTATGAAAATTATAAGCCCCCAGTTACAGTTTTTAGAATAAATCTAAATCCATTAGAATTGGGAAGTATTGCAATTATGATGAAAAATGATAAAAATAATGCTTTAACAATTAGTATGAATGTATCAAATAACACAACTTTAGATGCATTAGTCGATAATCAAAATGTGTTAAGAAATTCATTAAATAAAACATTTGATGAAAATACAAAATTCAATCTTGATTTTAGCTCTTCAAATCAAAATAATAATCAATCTTCAAACAATCAAAACAATCAAAATAGTCAATATCAAGAACGAAGATTTGAAAAACAGATGGATACACAATCTGTTTTACAATTAACAGAAGAGAATAAAGATAGAGAAGAAAAATTAGATTATATGTAA
- the fliI gene encoding flagellar protein export ATPase FliI, whose product MNIEDLLNKIDPTNLSIAFGRITNISTTTLTATGLEVAVGDIVKIESVHHHSSVLGMVASINDISFTIVPFSFIDGFRIHDKVFLQKDGLSVKCGYGLLGRVINALGDPIDSKGKIVNLEENASINKISMPALERGIIDKKFSTGVKAIDSMLTCGKGQKVGIFAGSGVGKSTLMGMIVKGCEAQIKVVALIGERGREIPEFIHYNLDNNLDNTVIIAATSDESALMRKYGAFTAMSIAEFFRDKGHDVLLMMDSVTRFAMAQREIGLSTGEPPVSRGYPPSVFALLPQLMERAGNNQKGSITAFFTVLVDGDDMNDPIADQSRSILDGHIVLTRELTEQGFYPPINLLKSASRVMDKVVTKEHYNDFLKLKRVLSLIKENEVLVRVGAYKTGMDPELDNAMAKKEKIREFLTQDTQKNFNFDETVAIFRKVLQ is encoded by the coding sequence ATGAATATAGAAGATTTATTAAATAAAATTGACCCAACAAATTTATCTATTGCCTTTGGAAGAATTACAAACATTTCAACAACAACTTTAACAGCAACAGGTCTTGAAGTTGCTGTAGGAGATATTGTAAAAATTGAATCAGTTCATCATCACTCTTCTGTTTTGGGAATGGTAGCTTCAATAAATGATATTTCTTTTACAATAGTTCCTTTTTCTTTTATTGATGGTTTTAGAATACATGATAAAGTTTTTTTACAAAAAGATGGATTAAGTGTAAAATGTGGTTATGGTTTATTAGGAAGAGTTATAAATGCATTGGGTGATCCAATAGATAGTAAAGGAAAGATTGTTAATTTAGAAGAAAATGCTTCAATAAATAAGATTTCTATGCCTGCGCTTGAAAGAGGAATTATTGATAAAAAGTTTTCAACGGGTGTAAAAGCAATTGATTCAATGCTTACTTGTGGAAAAGGACAAAAAGTTGGTATCTTTGCAGGTTCAGGAGTTGGAAAATCAACTCTAATGGGAATGATTGTAAAAGGTTGTGAAGCCCAAATAAAAGTTGTAGCATTAATTGGAGAAAGAGGTAGAGAAATACCTGAATTTATCCATTATAATTTAGATAATAATTTGGATAATACAGTAATAATAGCCGCAACATCTGATGAATCAGCATTAATGCGAAAATATGGTGCTTTTACAGCAATGAGCATTGCAGAATTTTTTAGAGATAAAGGTCATGATGTTTTATTGATGATGGATTCTGTTACAAGATTTGCAATGGCTCAAAGAGAAATTGGATTAAGTACGGGAGAACCACCTGTAAGTCGTGGTTATCCACCTTCTGTTTTTGCTCTTTTACCTCAATTAATGGAAAGAGCAGGAAATAATCAAAAAGGTTCAATTACAGCATTTTTTACGGTTTTAGTTGATGGAGATGATATGAATGATCCAATTGCTGATCAAAGTAGATCAATTCTTGATGGACATATTGTATTAACAAGAGAGTTAACTGAACAGGGATTTTATCCACCAATTAATCTTCTAAAATCAGCTTCAAGAGTAATGGATAAAGTAGTTACAAAAGAACATTATAATGATTTTTTAAAGTTAAAAAGAGTATTATCTTTGATAAAAGAGAATGAAGTTTTAGTAAGAGTTGGTGCATACAAAACAGGTATGGATCCGGAACTTGATAATGCAATGGCAAAAAAAGAAAAAATAAGAGAGTTCTTGACTCAAGATACTCAAAAAAATTTTAATTTTGATGAAACAGTTGCAATTTTTAGAAAGGTTTTACAATGA